Within the Herbaspirillum sp. RTI4 genome, the region GGCGTGATGAATGAAAAACAAGCGGCCAAGGAAATGAAGCGCCTCGAAAAACTGATGCACGACTCGGCCAAGAATCTGGATTTCGAAAAAGCCGCTACCACCCGCGACCAGTTGCATGCACTCAAAGCGCAATTTTTCGGCGCACCGGGCCGGGATAATATTTGATGGGAAAGCCGATAGCGACCGGACTGCATCCGGCACTGCGCAGCCAGATCGCTCTGGCCCACCCGTCCTGGCATGAAACCCTCCTCGCCGGACTCAAAGCAGTAGAACAAGCGACACCCGGCTATCTGGACACACTGGCGCAAGACAGCTACCTGCCCACTGAAGGCCGCCTGTTCGCCGCCTTCACGCAGCCGCTGGATGAAGTCCGTTACGTATTAGTTGGCGAAGGTCCCTACCCGCGCGCGACCAGCGCCACCGGCGTCTGTTTCATGGATGGCGCGGTCGGTGTGCTGTGGTCGGAAGGCGGGCTGTCCAAGCCCGTCAATCGCGCCACCTCGCTGCGCAATTTCATGAAAATGCTGCTGGTCGCCGATGGCCAATTGGCAGTCGAACATACCAGCGGTGATGCGCTGGCACCCATCGCAGCGCAAGCGAACATGCCGGCGTCAACGATGGTGCAAACGCTGGCGGAGCTGCAGACCAATCTGATCGATGCGGGATTTTTATTGCTCAATGCCAGCCTGGTGTTCCGGGCGCATGTCGCCCCCGCCAAGGATGCCAAAGCCTGGCAAGCATTCCTGGAAACCGTACTGCAAGCACTGGCGTCCCGTGCCAGCGACTTGCAACGAACCGCACCAACACTGGTGTTATGGGGGAAAATCGCCGCACTGGTGCAAGCCCTGCCCTGCGCTGCGCACTTTCCGCAAGCCGTCGCCGAACATCCTTACAACCTGAGTTTTATTGCGCATAGCGCGATGCAAACCTTGTTCGGCCCCATGCATTTGCTGCGCAGACCGGGCGCATCGAGCGACTGAAGACTGCCGCCGCCGTCTGCCTGCTCGGTCAGTAGCGTTCTAATTCTTACGCAAACCGCTCAGCATCTGTCCGATGTTGAAACGCATCATGGCAAGGTAGCTGGGAGCGTCGCCGCCCGCAGCGGAGAGCGCGTCGGGATACAGCTTGCCGCCAACTTCGGTTCCGGCTTCACGGCTGATTTGCCGCAGCAGCCGGGGATCGCTCATGTTTTCCATGAACACTGCCTTGATTTTTTCCGCTTTCATTTGCCGGATCAACCGGGCCACGTC harbors:
- a CDS encoding uracil-DNA glycosylase gives rise to the protein MGKPIATGLHPALRSQIALAHPSWHETLLAGLKAVEQATPGYLDTLAQDSYLPTEGRLFAAFTQPLDEVRYVLVGEGPYPRATSATGVCFMDGAVGVLWSEGGLSKPVNRATSLRNFMKMLLVADGQLAVEHTSGDALAPIAAQANMPASTMVQTLAELQTNLIDAGFLLLNASLVFRAHVAPAKDAKAWQAFLETVLQALASRASDLQRTAPTLVLWGKIAALVQALPCAAHFPQAVAEHPYNLSFIAHSAMQTLFGPMHLLRRPGASSD